The Coffea arabica cultivar ET-39 chromosome 3c, Coffea Arabica ET-39 HiFi, whole genome shotgun sequence genome contains a region encoding:
- the LOC140037974 gene encoding uncharacterized protein, which yields MHLQTAADEIRCKTFLMFLKGKARLWFQDLAPGSIRSFSELARQFVAQFVFSKTYSKNATHLMAIRQKPEESLRNFMTRFNTKSLQMRDMDEKVVMTAFMNGFRAEELFYKLAEKPPRDLEEFWTKAHAAANAEEAARLKRKSDRELRVRRGRGNPPESKDGPTKKNVFDWLSKEKPPAPPMPPEKGLTLLTRPRIQILVVTEAESLGERPPKMGTPRNKRNQDRYCAFHRDVGMIQRGAGPCGERSRI from the coding sequence ATGCATCTCCAAACCGCTGCGGATGAGATCCGCTGCAAAACCTTTCTCATGTTCCTGAAGGGAAAGGCTCGGCTCTGGTTCCAGGACCTGGCACCGGGGTCCATCCGAAGCTTCTCCGAACTGGCTAGGCAGTTCGTCGCCCAGTTCGTATTTTCGAAAACTTATTCGAAGAACGCGACTCACCTAATGGCGATCAGGCAGAAGCCAGAGGAGTCACTGAGGAATTTCATGACCCGCTTCAACACGAAAAGCCTGCAGATGAGGGACATGGACGAAAAGGTGGTCATGACCGCCTTCATGAACGGGTTCAGGGCAGAGGAGCTCTTCTACAAGCTGGCCGAGAAGCCTCCCAGAGACCTGGAGGAGTTCTGGACCAAGGCGCACGCTGCCGCTAATGCTGAGGAGGCGGCCCGCTTGAAGAGAAAGTCAGATCGGGAGCTCAGAGTTCGGAGAGGACGGGGAAATCCACCTGAGAGCAAGGATGGCCCGACCAAGAAAAACGTCTTTGACTGGCTTTCGAAGGAGAAACCCCCAGCTCCGCCAATGCCTCCGGAAAAAGGCTTAACCCTCCTGACTCGGCCCCGAATCCAGATCCTAGTCGTCACGGAGGCGGAGAGCCTGGGAGAACGGCCGCCTAAGATGGGGACGCCTCGGAACAAACGAAACCAGGACCGGTACTGTGCCTTCCACCGGGACGTTGGCATGATACAGAGGGGTGCTGGACCTTGCGGAGAGAGATCGAGGATCTGA
- the LOC140037975 gene encoding uncharacterized protein: MDEEITFGSRDAVPLASGNHEPVVIDVVTSNYRVKKMYVDQGSAVDILFHRVFKELGLEDRQLTPVRTPLVGFTGPPVNPKGMITLMVTVGQAPKCRTIPVNFVVVKQQSPYNVFLGRPALNALRAIPFSLHLSVKFPTPGGIAEVFAWTVEDMPGIPTDLAVHHLNVDPCFKLVNQKKRSFTPERNEVIKKEVGKLLESRIILKIEMAEKDREKTSFITEEGTYCYRTMPFGLKNAGATYQRLVNKLFQVQIGRSMEVYVDDMIVKS; this comes from the exons ATGGACGAGGAGATCACCTTCGGGTCCAGGGATGCGGTTCCCCTGGCGTCCGGGAACCACGAGCCTGTCGTGATAGACGTCGTTACCAGTAACTATCGGGTGAAAAAAATGTACGTCGACCAAGGGAGTGCGGTGGACATCCTGTTCCACCGGGTGTTCAAAGAGCTCGGCCTGGAGGACAGACAATTGACTCCAGTTCGGACACCCCTGGTGGGTTTCACCGGACCACCCGTCAACCCGAAGGGAATGATCACCCTGATGGTCACGGTAGGGCAGGCTCCCAAATGCCGGACCATCCCTGTCAATTTCGTGGTAGTCAAACAACAATCGCCGTACAACGTGTTCCTGGGTCGGCCTGCTTTGAACGCCCTCCGAGCTATTCCCTTTTCGCTCCACCTCAGCGTCAAATTCCCCACTCCGGGAGGAATAGCCGAG GTCTTCGCGTGGACGGTGGAGGACATGCCCGGGATTCCAACTGATCTGGCCGTCCATCACCTTAACGTAGATCCCTGCTTCAAGCTAGTGAATCAGAAGAAGAGAAGTTTCACCCCAGAAAGGAATGAGGTGATCAAGAAGGAGGTCGGCAAGCTGTTGGAATCCAGGATTATCCTGAAG ATAGAAATGGCCGAGAAAGATCGGGAAAAGACTTCCTTCATCACTGAGGAAGGGACATACTGTTACCGGACAATGCCGTTTGGATTGAAAAACGCTGGAGCTACCTACCAGCGCTTGGTCAACAAACTCTTCCAGGTTCAGATCGGCAGGAgtatggaggtctacgtggacgACATGATCGTCAAGAGCTGA